In Flammeovirgaceae bacterium 311, one DNA window encodes the following:
- a CDS encoding hypothetical protein (COG3595 Uncharacterized conserved protein), producing the protein MKKRIICNVLLALLLLYLPAAAQQGSDQIAVPLTDPGKAGRLRVQSLHGGISVEGYNGKEVVVRYTSESNRRNDKPEMENGMRRVSDNQMGLEIREERNEVDVKVNSWTKRADLTILVPRNFSLHLRTVNDGLIEVKDVQGELDISNVNGSVLLHNISGAAVVNTVNGEIEAFFADSPPNAPMSFTNVNGQIEIKLPAAARFNVKAKSQFGDVYTNFDMKMKQEAARAETTNTGGTYRVKIDNWVQGEVNGGGPEIYVKSLNGAIYIRKN; encoded by the coding sequence ATGAAAAAGCGTATTATATGCAATGTACTGCTGGCTTTACTCCTCCTCTACCTGCCGGCAGCTGCTCAGCAAGGTTCCGATCAGATAGCCGTACCGCTTACAGATCCTGGTAAAGCAGGCAGACTTAGGGTGCAGTCGCTGCATGGCGGGATTAGTGTTGAGGGCTATAATGGCAAAGAAGTAGTAGTGCGCTATACCTCTGAGAGCAACCGCAGAAACGATAAGCCGGAAATGGAAAATGGCATGCGCCGTGTTTCTGATAATCAAATGGGGCTCGAGATAAGAGAAGAGCGCAACGAAGTGGATGTAAAGGTAAACAGCTGGACGAAAAGGGCAGACCTTACCATTTTAGTGCCCCGTAATTTTAGCCTGCACCTGCGCACCGTTAACGATGGCCTTATTGAAGTGAAAGATGTACAGGGCGAGCTGGACATCAGCAATGTAAATGGTTCGGTGCTGCTGCATAACATATCCGGAGCAGCAGTGGTAAATACAGTTAATGGAGAAATTGAGGCGTTTTTTGCTGATAGCCCACCCAATGCGCCCATGTCTTTCACCAATGTAAACGGGCAAATAGAAATAAAGCTACCTGCTGCTGCCAGGTTTAATGTAAAGGCTAAATCGCAATTTGGCGATGTATACACCAATTTCGATATGAAGATGAAGCAGGAAGCTGCCCGTGCAGAAACTACCAATACCGGAGGCACTTACCGGGTAAAGATCGATAACTGGGTACAGGGAGAGGTGAATGGAGGTGGCCCGGAGATTTATGTAAAAAGCCTTAACGGAGCCATCTACATCAGGAAGAATTAA
- a CDS encoding hypothetical protein (COG3595 Uncharacterized conserved protein) has translation MKNILFTFFLLAMGMASAFAQGAGTIKESLTLPQNSNQYTIKVMNLNGKVAVKGHSSTTVDMQARKTVEARRNAERLEQEWNLVFRQEGNTVLIYADGPGVTVKQNSRGEWSYSVNNDSKDGMVKFDIELQVPDAAVVKASTINAGDLTIQDLRSDAEAANVNGAVRLTNMSGNVKATTVNGDVEIQSKTVPSTDTKFTTVNGAIRLTYPPQLAANIQYTSVSGDFYTDFDVTTSPLKEEKRNGGGTYYKVGGKSALQVGQGGPKIQVTTVNGDMFLKKGDN, from the coding sequence ATGAAAAATATCTTATTCACTTTTTTCCTGCTGGCAATGGGCATGGCATCTGCCTTTGCTCAGGGCGCTGGTACCATCAAAGAATCACTAACACTGCCCCAAAACAGCAATCAGTACACCATAAAGGTAATGAACCTGAATGGTAAGGTGGCAGTAAAAGGTCATAGTAGCACAACTGTTGATATGCAGGCCCGCAAAACAGTAGAAGCCCGCCGCAATGCCGAACGCCTGGAGCAGGAATGGAATCTTGTGTTCCGCCAGGAAGGAAACACCGTTCTGATATATGCCGATGGGCCTGGTGTAACCGTAAAACAAAACAGCCGTGGCGAATGGAGCTATAGTGTAAACAACGACTCCAAAGACGGGATGGTGAAGTTTGATATTGAACTGCAGGTGCCCGATGCCGCCGTGGTGAAGGCATCTACCATTAACGCCGGAGATTTAACCATACAGGACCTGCGAAGCGATGCAGAAGCTGCCAATGTGAACGGCGCCGTTAGGCTCACCAACATGAGCGGCAACGTAAAAGCCACTACCGTAAACGGCGATGTGGAAATACAAAGCAAAACCGTACCCAGCACCGATACTAAATTCACAACTGTAAATGGTGCAATTCGGCTTACCTACCCGCCACAGCTGGCAGCTAATATTCAATATACCTCTGTTTCAGGCGATTTTTATACTGATTTTGATGTAACTACATCGCCCCTGAAAGAAGAAAAAAGGAATGGCGGCGGTACTTACTACAAAGTAGGCGGTAAAAGTGCACTACAGGTTGGTCAGGGCGGTCCTAAAATTCAGGTCACAACCGTAAACGGAGATATGTTCCTCAAGAAAGGAGATAATTAA
- a CDS encoding anti-ECFsigma factor, ChrR — protein MIDDKYIPLVMDYLEGQLSKAQEQELKELLEKGILQEQELREYSNMLLQMEHLPRPEPGPQLRNNFYTMLAAAEAEEKTPRFFERVQQRLGRFFWSGNVQAGSVLAGALLLILGIGVGYWLRPVQVYEQQIGQLQHQLLEMQQVALLSQLEQSSATERLKAVNLSQELPQADQQVIKALLNTLNSDPSINVRVAAIEALHAHAGHPLVREGLVRSFEHQESPLVLIALAEEVAALQEKSAVAPMQKLLAEKELDSTVEQQINRSIQILL, from the coding sequence ATGATTGACGATAAATACATACCCCTGGTGATGGATTATCTGGAGGGGCAGCTAAGCAAGGCGCAGGAGCAGGAACTAAAGGAGCTGCTTGAAAAAGGCATTCTGCAGGAACAGGAGCTCAGGGAGTACAGTAATATGCTGCTGCAAATGGAGCACCTGCCCCGGCCGGAACCAGGTCCGCAACTGCGCAATAACTTCTACACCATGCTGGCGGCTGCAGAAGCCGAAGAGAAAACTCCCCGCTTTTTTGAGCGGGTGCAGCAGCGCCTGGGACGGTTCTTTTGGTCGGGAAATGTACAGGCAGGCAGTGTGCTTGCAGGTGCCCTGCTGCTGATCTTAGGCATTGGTGTAGGTTACTGGCTGCGGCCGGTACAGGTATACGAGCAGCAGATTGGCCAGCTCCAGCACCAGTTACTGGAAATGCAGCAGGTAGCCCTGCTTAGTCAGCTGGAGCAAAGCTCTGCCACAGAACGGTTAAAAGCGGTAAACCTTAGCCAGGAGCTGCCACAGGCCGATCAGCAGGTAATCAAGGCCCTGCTTAATACCTTGAACAGTGACCCCAGCATTAACGTCCGCGTGGCCGCCATAGAGGCACTGCATGCACATGCCGGGCATCCGCTGGTGCGCGAGGGGCTAGTACGCTCATTTGAGCATCAGGAGTCGCCGCTGGTACTTATTGCGCTGGCCGAAGAAGTGGCCGCCCTGCAGGAAAAAAGTGCCGTTGCCCCCATGCAAAAGCTGCTGGCAGAAAAAGAACTTGACAGTACTGTAGAACAACAAATAAATCGAAGCATTCAAATTTTACTTTAA
- a CDS encoding ECF subfamily RNA polymerase sigma-24 subunit (COG1595 DNA-directed RNA polymerase specialized sigma subunit, sigma24 homolog), producing MEHNTLSDNHLMLQVKEGRTSCLGLLFERHHKPLYAFFYRLTQDSDLSEDLTQTVFYRILKYKHTFMGKGAFTAWMFHMARNILADHWRKHKREGQRDDLAKIEDTAESSYGPVTDREEEVSLLQKALKKMSLEKQELLELSKFQGLKYKEIADMTNSTENNVRVKVFRAIQELKTIYAQLDEEVKHD from the coding sequence ATGGAACACAATACCCTTAGCGATAACCACCTGATGTTGCAGGTAAAAGAGGGCAGAACATCCTGTCTGGGCTTGCTGTTTGAGCGGCATCATAAACCGCTGTATGCCTTTTTTTACAGGCTTACGCAAGATAGCGACCTCAGCGAAGACCTTACCCAGACTGTGTTTTACCGCATCCTCAAATACAAGCATACCTTTATGGGTAAGGGTGCATTTACTGCCTGGATGTTCCATATGGCTCGCAACATTCTGGCAGATCACTGGCGCAAGCACAAGCGGGAGGGACAACGCGATGATTTAGCTAAGATTGAAGATACCGCAGAAAGCAGCTATGGACCTGTGACAGACCGGGAAGAGGAGGTAAGCCTGCTGCAAAAGGCCCTGAAAAAAATGAGCCTGGAAAAGCAGGAGCTGCTGGAGCTTAGCAAGTTTCAGGGGCTTAAGTATAAAGAAATTGCAGACATGACAAATAGTACGGAAAACAATGTGCGGGTAAAGGTTTTCAGGGCCATACAGGAGCTTAAAACCATTTACGCGCAGCTAGACGAGGAGGTGAAACATGATTGA
- a CDS encoding NADPH:quinone reductase-like protein (COG0604 NADPH:quinone reductase and related Zn-dependent oxidoreductases), with the protein MNHSMQAIIVKEGKLEVGELPRPQPAGGELLVEVKAAGVNRADLLQKQGKYPPPAGASELLGLEVAGTVAAVGAGVKDWQPGDRVFGLMGGGGYAQYAVLHSHLAMRIPGNLDFAQAAAVPEVFLTAWQALVWLARLQPAEKVLIHAGASGVGTAAIQLAIALGAEAWVTASAPKHTNCRALGASVAIDYKEEDFAEVVAEKTGGKGVNVIIDFIGADYWQQNLKSLAVDGRLVMLAFLGGATAEVNLAPLLRKRLSVYGSTLRSRSLSYQAALTKDLSAFLLPRLESSELKPVVHQTFGWQQATEAHQEMEQNKNIGKIVILF; encoded by the coding sequence ATGAATCACAGTATGCAAGCTATTATAGTAAAGGAAGGAAAGCTGGAGGTAGGTGAGTTGCCCAGACCACAACCCGCCGGGGGAGAACTGCTGGTGGAAGTAAAAGCCGCCGGGGTGAACAGGGCCGACCTGCTGCAAAAACAGGGTAAATACCCGCCACCGGCCGGTGCCAGCGAGCTGCTGGGCCTTGAGGTTGCTGGTACAGTAGCAGCTGTTGGTGCTGGTGTAAAAGACTGGCAGCCCGGCGACCGGGTATTTGGCCTGATGGGAGGTGGGGGTTATGCGCAATATGCAGTGCTACACAGCCATCTAGCCATGCGCATACCCGGCAACCTGGACTTTGCCCAGGCTGCCGCTGTACCTGAAGTATTTCTAACTGCCTGGCAGGCCCTTGTGTGGCTGGCCAGGCTACAACCAGCTGAAAAGGTGCTGATTCATGCAGGAGCCAGTGGCGTTGGTACGGCCGCCATACAGCTTGCCATAGCTTTGGGTGCAGAAGCCTGGGTTACCGCATCGGCGCCTAAACATACCAACTGCAGAGCCCTTGGGGCAAGCGTTGCCATTGATTACAAGGAGGAAGATTTTGCGGAAGTGGTAGCGGAAAAGACAGGGGGGAAAGGTGTAAATGTGATTATAGACTTTATTGGTGCCGATTACTGGCAGCAAAACCTAAAGAGCCTGGCAGTAGATGGACGCCTGGTCATGCTGGCATTTCTGGGAGGGGCAACAGCAGAGGTAAACCTGGCGCCTCTTTTGAGAAAGCGCCTTTCTGTTTATGGCTCTACACTCCGTTCCCGCTCTTTAAGCTACCAGGCAGCACTCACCAAAGACCTTTCTGCCTTTTTACTGCCCAGACTGGAGAGCAGTGAGCTAAAACCTGTTGTTCACCAAACATTTGGCTGGCAGCAGGCAACAGAAGCCCATCAGGAAATGGAGCAAAACAAAAACATCGGGAAAATCGTAATCCTATTCTAA
- a CDS encoding hypothetical protein (COG3652 Predicted outer membrane protein): MKMNMIIAGIFCLSIAAACDTDRRTAQNEGYQDTTATDQETVAIGEGGRIDSDTREFVNEAASGGMMEVELGKLAQEKATNQQVKDFGGMMVKDHGQANDRLKSIAQNKNIQLPTAMNEEHQEHVNRLRNLSGQEFDREYVNLMVEDHEEDISKFESMQGDVQDQELKQWIDSTLPTLRTHKERIDQIKNTIDNKRS, encoded by the coding sequence ATGAAAATGAATATGATCATTGCAGGCATTTTTTGCCTAAGTATTGCTGCTGCCTGCGACACAGACCGCAGAACAGCCCAGAATGAGGGCTACCAGGATACCACCGCCACCGACCAGGAGACAGTTGCTATTGGTGAGGGCGGCCGCATAGATAGTGATACCAGAGAATTTGTAAATGAAGCAGCCAGTGGTGGCATGATGGAAGTAGAACTGGGCAAACTTGCGCAGGAGAAAGCCACCAACCAGCAGGTAAAGGATTTTGGAGGTATGATGGTAAAAGACCATGGCCAGGCCAACGACCGGCTGAAAAGCATTGCCCAGAATAAAAACATTCAGCTCCCTACTGCCATGAACGAAGAACACCAGGAGCACGTAAACAGGCTCCGCAACCTTTCGGGGCAGGAGTTCGACAGAGAATATGTAAACCTGATGGTAGAAGACCATGAGGAAGACATCAGCAAGTTTGAAAGTATGCAGGGGGATGTACAGGACCAGGAGCTAAAACAGTGGATTGACAGCACTCTGCCTACCCTGCGTACGCACAAGGAGCGTATTGATCAGATCAAGAATACGATAGATAACAAACGCAGCTAA
- a CDS encoding monooxygenase fad-binding protein (COG0644 Dehydrogenases (flavoproteins)) — protein MKDVIIIGGGLAGLITSLQLAKAGLSVLLLEKHHYPFHKVCGEYVSHEVTPFLQSIGAFPEAFGPAQITSFRLSSVGGAAVTLPLSLGGFGISRYCLDEFLSKKALEAGAEIQQGAHVLDVSRQDNSFSVSLKGGEKVNSRLVVGAWGKRSRLDKQLSRPFMEQRSDFIGVKYHIRGELPHHEVALHNFPGGYCGVSKVENNTWNLCYLGSRNRLRHWGSIEAMEEKDLQQNPHLKNIFKEAEFLYQKPLVINEVNFSAKQAVEGGVLMAGDASGLITPLCGNGMAMAIHAGKILSELIVAHYNPAAAGHQEQLEQAYKNAWQNQFARRLWIGRQFQLLFGHPLFSVAALQLLRVKPLGRLLVRQTHGKVF, from the coding sequence GTGAAAGACGTAATTATTATTGGTGGCGGATTAGCAGGGTTGATTACTTCCCTGCAGTTAGCCAAAGCTGGCCTGAGTGTTTTACTGCTGGAAAAGCACCATTACCCCTTTCATAAAGTCTGTGGTGAGTATGTCTCCCATGAAGTAACTCCTTTCCTGCAATCTATTGGAGCCTTTCCGGAAGCGTTTGGGCCTGCACAAATTACTAGCTTCAGGCTAAGCAGTGTGGGTGGGGCAGCCGTTACATTGCCTCTAAGCTTAGGCGGCTTTGGCATTAGCCGGTACTGCCTCGATGAATTTCTTAGCAAGAAAGCCCTTGAGGCTGGAGCCGAAATACAGCAGGGGGCTCATGTACTGGATGTTTCCAGGCAGGATAACAGTTTTTCTGTAAGCCTGAAGGGAGGCGAAAAAGTAAACAGCAGGCTGGTAGTTGGTGCATGGGGCAAACGAAGCCGCCTGGATAAACAGCTTAGCCGACCCTTTATGGAACAGCGCTCCGATTTTATTGGTGTAAAATACCATATCAGGGGAGAACTGCCGCATCATGAGGTAGCTCTGCATAATTTCCCCGGAGGCTACTGTGGTGTTAGTAAAGTTGAAAATAACACATGGAACCTGTGCTACCTGGGCAGCCGTAACCGTCTGCGCCACTGGGGAAGTATAGAAGCAATGGAGGAAAAAGATCTTCAGCAAAATCCTCATCTGAAAAATATTTTCAAGGAAGCAGAATTTCTTTACCAAAAGCCGCTGGTTATTAATGAGGTAAACTTTAGTGCCAAACAAGCTGTGGAAGGTGGTGTGCTGATGGCTGGCGATGCTTCTGGCCTGATAACGCCCCTTTGTGGAAACGGCATGGCTATGGCAATTCATGCCGGCAAGATACTATCAGAATTGATTGTGGCGCATTATAATCCTGCAGCTGCAGGACATCAGGAGCAGCTGGAACAGGCATATAAAAACGCCTGGCAAAATCAGTTTGCCAGGCGTTTATGGATAGGCCGCCAGTTCCAGCTACTTTTTGGGCATCCTTTGTTTTCTGTGGCTGCCCTGCAGCTGCTGCGCGTAAAGCCTTTAGGTCGTTTGCTGGTAAGGCAAACACATGGTAAAGTCTTTTAG